The DNA segment gcatgtgatcaagactgtatacaacaacaacaacaacaaagccttagtcccgaatatatattttttttaatttttttggaattgatagataaataaaataaaagaggatGAGGAGAAAAAAGAACATGTAGACCAAAATGCAAGGTTGCTAGCTTCCAAATCTCCATGTACCCTTTTCCATCTTTCACTTTCCTTTCAAACAAACTCCAACGaatcttttctgtttcttttaaTGGGACCCACCTCAATCTTTTTTCATCAATAATTATTGTACATTTATGAGTTTTCACTGTGTTTCGTGACCCTTGGAGCCTCTTTCTAGCTCCCACACACACactttcttctgcttctttctctctctagccgTGTTCATTGTTGGACGGGTTATGGATTACTGAACTTAATAatcagggtaaattacacttacccattttcacattatgaccactcaacttcatttctttctagtatagccactgaactttacactttttaacaccggtggccactcaattttaactaatttctcaaaatggccgttaacgaccttaaaatgaaaatatttaagaattaaagttattcaaaacgacatttaccatgaaattcactttctctctcctaaccaaacaacacctaaatgacctcaaaacgaaaattttcaagaattaaagttccttagaatatcattaacgctttggattttttatttttagccgtcaatggtggttttgaggcgttaagtggtcaccggtgttaaaaagtgtaaagttcagtggccataccgggaagaaatgaagttcagtggccataatgtgaaaattggtaaagtttagtggccatgggtgtaatttacccttaataatCAGTTAAAAATAGTGGCTCAACGTTTtgggtcaagagcaattttactacgtctaaaatggtgcaattttacccctaacgttagaaggaattttatctctaacgttgataaattgggtcaatttcagacattattataaaacacatatatttttgtttcttattttgcaccaattgtataacacttcattttaaaaaaaagatctcatattttttataatctaataatagaattggaaattaatatttataaattcggtgaattttttaaattttttttatctaattcgtacaaaaagacagtatatatatatatattatatccCAACATATgcttatgatttgttactgataaaatgacgcaaatgtgaagtgtaaatgacaaaattcatgaccaatttattatttctcaaattgaaccaatttatcatttttgttactgataaaatgacgcaaatgcttattatttctcaaattgaaccaaattatcaacgttataGGTAAAATTATTCCCGACTtctaatgttaggggtaaaattgcacaattttagacgttaggagtaaaaatgCTTCTGGTCCAaaatattaagggtatttttgcaccttaaccctattctAAATTTTATCACAATAAAATTACTCTAGCCACTTTAAAATTAGGAAAACATAGTAAAAGTGACGGACTACCACATTATTGATAGTCAATTTTCACTATTGACGCGTCAAAACTATCACAAATGTTAATTCACATACAAATATCCATTAATCGACTTTCAAAATTTAGAGAATTTTGGACAATATGAAATAGTAttattaaatatcaaaaattgtTTAATACATGTAAATGTtttttaaataacaaaaaaaataaaaccctAAATTATTTTCTATAGAATATGAATAGTCATAGAAGGAAAGTTATATTAAAAAACCTCTAAAAGCAGTTTTCTGAAGTCTAAATGAATGAATTTGACCCATTTTCACCTAAAATAAGTTCCGAGAATGCAAAAAAACCGAAACTcataaattgataaaaaaaaattacaaaactactattaaaatttatcaaattgctTTAAGAACTTGCAAGTCAATTCTTCATCTGAATTAATCACTGACCAAAACAACACGTGTCAACTAGATAGCCGTCACGTGTCATTTCACTTAGCAAGTGATAGTTACGTACCGTTTCGTTTAACCAATACTAACGTGATATCATATTTCCAGTATCTttttactattaaaatcatcaaaataattttaataaaaaaaattcaaaattaagtgattttattaaaataaattgaagaTGGATGGCCATTTGAAGTCAACTCATACAAATTGAGTGACTAATAATGGATTTAACCCAACTTTGTGTCCATTGTTGAATTGAAGATTGAAGATAAtgttttcatctctttcttccTTTCTAATATAAGGAGGTCACAAAAAGGATCATTGTTGATTTGAAGATAGTGTTTTtgtgtttctttcttcttctacattgcatcttctttctctctctctctaccaaACCTAAGACAAGAAATTCACCAAACCCCACTTTGAATATCTACTCAATCTCAATTTTTCCTAACTTTTCATCTAACCCATCAATTAAAAATCCTAACTTTCACTCTCTAAATCACCTCATTTGCTTCAAGATTGAGAAAAATTAATACCCTTTtcaaaaaaatgctaaaaaaggcTCTAAATTGTGTCCATTCTTGAATTCAAGATTATGTTCTCATCTCTTTCAATAGTGGTCATTTGaagtgtttttcttcttctttctctctctagatacCAAACCCACTTTGAATATCTACTCAATCTCAACTTTTCATCTAACCCATCAATTAAAAAGCGAAACTTTCACTCTCTAAACCACTACATTTGCTTCAAGAGTGAGAAAAATTAATACCCTTTccaaaaaaatgctaaaaatgGCTCTAAATTGTGTCCATTCTTGAATTCAAGATTATGTTTTCATCTCTTTCAATAGTGCACAAAAGGGGTCATTTGaagtgtttttcttcttctttctctctctagattcTAAATTGTGTCCATTGTTGAATTTAAGATTATGTTCTCATCTCTTTCACTAGTGCACAAAATGGTCATTTGaggtttttttcttcttctttctctctagaTACCAAACCCACTTTGAATATCCATTGAATCTCaattttcctcaaaaaaaaaaaaaaaacaacttttatcaaacCCCATCAAGTAAAAATCCTACTAAACCACTTTAGAGTAACAAAAACCAACACCCTTTTGAAAATGCTAAAAAAGGCACAAACTTTGCTTCAAATCCTAACAATTCTCCTCATCTCCGCCTTCATCCCCCCTTGCCTCGCCGGATTACTAGCACAGCCACTAAAACCCGGTGACTACACCCCAAACACCGTCCCAGCATTTCCAGTCCAAACAGAATCACAAATCTGCAGATTAGATCTCTCGGCAGAGCTATTCGGCGGTGTAAATGATGCTTGCGGCAGAGATTTAGACCGTAGCCGATGCTGCCCTGTTTTAGCTGCCTGGTTATTCGCCGCTCACGCACGATACGCCCTGCAAGTCTCGGCAGCAGCCTCAGCACCATCCTCGGCGGAATCTGAAATGCCTATGATGCCTGATGATTCACAAAAATGTGTGAATTCTCTACAATCTGCACTTATAAGTAAGAATGTGAAAATTCCACAGCCAAATTCAAGTTGTGATGCAGTTTTGTGCTTTTGTGGGATTAGACTTCATCAGATAAGTTCTTTGAGTTGTCCTGCTGCTTTCAATGTAAGTTCTGGGTTTCATAATGCTACTCCTACTGCTGCTGTGAAGAATTTGGAGAAGAATTGTAGGAATTCCTCGTATACTGGATGTACTAAATGCCTTGGAGCTCTTCAAAAGGTCAGTTTTTATAGGGGTTTTGCTTGCATTTATTATGAGGTTGGTTTGGTTGGAATTGCATTTATTGTGGATTTTGGGTGTGTTTTCATTAAATATGCCTCTAATGGTCTTTTTTTGAGGTTTTTTGGGCTATATTTGAGTTCAAAGGTTGAATTTTTAGCTACTGAATTAGTAGTTTTAGGATTTGGGTTTTTTAATTTGAGGGTATTTAAGATGGGCAATGTGAAAATGAACTTCTAATTGCATTTATTATGAATTTtgggtgttttttttttaatcaatttttgAGTGTGTTTTCGTTAAATATGCCTCAAATGGTCATTTTTGAGGTTTTTTGGGTCATATTTGACTTCAAATGTTGAACTTTTAGCCACTGAATCAGTAGTTTTAGGATTTGGGTATTTTAATTTGAGCTTGTTTCAAGATGGGTAATGTGAAAATGAacttttaattgcatttcttatGAATTTGGGGTTTGTTTTCATTACATATGCCTCAAATGGTCATTTTTTGAGGTTTTTTGGGTCATATTTGACTTTAAAGGTTGAATTTTTAGCCACTGAATTTGTAGTTTTAGGATTTGGGTATTTTAATCTGAGCTTATTTCAAGATGGGTAATGTGAAAATGAACTTCTAATTGCATTTATTGTGAATTTTGGGTGTGTTTTTGTTAGATATGCCTCAAATGTCATTTTTTTGGCTTTTAGCCAATGAATTAGTAGTTTTAGGATTTGGGTATTTTAATCTGAGCTTGTTTCAAGATGGGTAATGTGAAAATGAACTTCTAATTGGatttattatgaatttttggtttgttttcattaAATATGCCTCAAATGGTCCTTTTTTGAGGTTTTTTGGGCTATATTTGACTTCAAATGTTGAACATTTAGCCACTGAATTAGTAGTTTTAGGATTTGGGTATTTTAATTTGAGCTTATTTCAAGATGGGTAATGTGAAAATGAACTTCTAATTGCATTTATTATGAATTTTGGGCGTGTTTTCATTAAATATGCCTAAAATGGTCATTTTTTTGAACTTTTAGCCACTGAATCAGTAGTATTAGGATTTGGGTATTTTAATTTGAGGTTATTTCAAGATGCTTAATGTGAAAATGAACTTCTAATTGCATTTATTATGGATTTTGGGTGTGTTTTCATTAAATATGCCTCAAATggtcattttttagttttttgggACTATATTTGACTTCAAAGGTTGAACTTTTAGCCAAATCAGTAGTTTTAGGATTTGGGTATTTTAATCTGAGCTTATTTCAAGATGGGTAATGTGAAAATGAACTTCTAATTGCATTTATTATGAATTTTGGGTGTGTTTTCATTAAATATGCCTCAAATGGTCATTGTTTGTGGTTTTTTGGGCCATATTTGAACTTTTAGCCACTGAATCAGTAGTTTTAGGATttgggtattttttttttttgaagacaGGATTTGGGTATTTTAATTTGTGGTTATTTCAAGTTTGCTCAAGATGGGTAATGCGAAAATGAACCTCTAATTTCGACTTTTTGCTATATTTGAGTTCAAAAATTGAATCTTTACCCACTGAATCAGTAGTTTCAGTATTTGGGTATTTGGATTTCCTTTTGATCCATACAAAGGGTATATTAATATGACCTTATTTCAAGTTTACTCAAGATGGGTAATTTGAAAATGAACCTCTAATTTCTTCCTTTTGCCCCTTTTTGAaaagaacttaaagaattgaaAATGACCTCAAAAATTTGGGATTACCCTTGATTTAGGGTTGCCCATATTTGACTTCAAAGCTTGAATCTTAtgtggtcatcagggtccatgtgaacgcaactgaCTGTACCTATTTAATCAGTAGTTTCGGTATTTGGGTATTTGCATTTAAGACCTCAACAATTTGGGGTTAAATGCATCGTTGGTTACTAAATTTTCGTGATTATCTCAAAATGTTCACCCAATTTTaatttgtcttaataaaattattcaagtttgaattttgtctcaattaagtAACTCCGGGTATTTCAAGAGTAAAAAGGCACCGGAAATATGACGTGGTTGCCATATCAGCAGTAGTCAACTTTTACTGCTGATCGAAACTACACATGTCAGCCACCTAGATGACACCTAGATGCCACCTAGGTGGCAGTTCACGTGTCATTTCGGTTATCTAGATGGCATTCACGTGTTGTTTCGATCATCGGTGGAAGTTAACTATTGCTGATGTGGCAATCACATCATTTTTTTGGTGTCTTTTTACTCTTGAAGTCGCTGGAACgacttaattgagacaaaattcaaagttgaatgattaattatattgagacaaattaaagttttgtGACCAATTTGAGACAATCATAAAAGTTGTTGAATGAacaatgatgcatttaaccctAACAATTTGGGATTACTCTTGATTTGGTTCATCTTTGTCTACCTTGATGGGTATTAAAAGCAGTGTTCTAAAAACTTGCCCAGCCGGGGAATTTTAGAAAATCGTTCCGATTTTCTTAAGTCGTGCGGTTCTAAACGGCTTACTGATTTTTGGCCATCTAGGTGGATCCATGCGGCCCTTgaattttatgtcattttttttaatattaaataatcaaaacctAAAATAAAAGACCTACAACAAtcggatgttaggtgtttctaccctttccgttcctccttcttttctgttctcttcttgaggataggattggggtcagtcttcctagactgatcccaggttaggtttttgtttgtttgttttttttcttcccttcttatcaaaaaaaaaaaaagacctacaacaatcaaattttatttttaattaacgtTAATTTgttgtcatattttttttattaatgttattttgttggcatatttttcatttttttttaaggacattaatataaaaaaatatcaaaatatatatatgtttttccaTCTTATTTATGtagtataattcatattaagATGTAAGATAGAAGAAGAATGGGTCTATCTTCCATCATTTATTCGAGTCTTCTTCTTTCATCTAGGGTATTTCATCTCATTCTTCTTCTATCTTCCGTCTTTATTTATCCGAGTCTTCATCCTTCACCCAGTGTCTATCATTCATTCTTCTTCTATCTTCCGTCTTCATTTAACCGGGTGCGTTAAATGAAGATGGAAGATAGAAGAAGAGTGAAGGATAGACACTGGGTGAAGGATGAAGAATTGGATAAAGGTCCTGAAGAAAGGAAGAGTATTGGGATGAAGACCCTTattaattcatattttaattgggttaaatgcaccattgctCACTGAACTtgcatggttgtctcaaaattgtcgttcaacttcaatttgtttcaataaaatcattcaattttgagttttgtctcaattaggtcactctgaCGATTTCAGTTATTAAAAAACATCAGAATAATGACATACGTGACACGTTTGCATGTGTCAACTCAAATCTCTCATTGAAACCACGCATGACATCCAcgtgtcggttatttttatgacCGACACGTGGATGTCGTGTGTCGTTTCGGTCAGAGATCTGAGTTGACCCATGCTGACATGTCACCTACGTCATCATTTCGATGATTTTTAATTACTGAAATCGTtagagtgacctaattgagataaaactcaaagttgagtgattttattgagacaaattgaagttgaatgaCCATTTTAAGACAATCATATCAGTTCAATAACTAATGACACATTTAACccaattttaattgtatttattaaaaaatataaatccgaTTCCCGGCGTCTAGCATTTTTTACATCATTGACCATATAAATTTACTAAACGCAGCTAAAATCCAGCAAGAAGAACGAAACGACAGAGCAAGGAAGAGACGACAGAGCAAACAAAATGTTTAACAGAGATTGCCAGCTCATGGGTCTAACATGGCTACTTGCTCGCAACAAAACGGCATACATACCCACCGTTTCAGCCGTTTTGAGAGCTATAATGTACAGTGCTCACCCTCATGAATCTAAATGTAGTCCTGACCAAGAAAACATGCCCTTAGCCGTTGATTCTCTGCAATTCGAAAAGGCGCAATCTTGTTCGTCCTCTCTGTTTTACTCTGGGATCATTCATTTTTTACCCTTGACTGTTTTGGtttctctctttgtatgaaTAGTTGCGGCGGATAATTTCCAATTGGATCATTATTTCATGTTGATTGTCCGGTTTAGAAATAAAGATTATccgattttaaaatttaaagaaGTCAAATAAAAATTGTTTGACTTTTTCACATTGTATGTAATCCAAATAATAATGCTCGGGTTACGGTTTTGTCCAACCCAAAAGCAGCACGGACCGTGCTGATTTTGGAACGACTTCCAAAGGAAGTCGTTGGATTCGGACAAAATCGTAACTCGAACATTATTGTTTGGGTTATGTACAAAGTGAAGAAGTCCGACAATTTTTATCTCATTTCTTTGCAATTTTAAAATCGGATAATCTTTGTATGAGTTCAACCTAGTTTACAAAACACATTACATTCATTATTTCTAATCATTGGTTGGTTGATTGTCCGGTTAGAAACAATGCTCGGATAGTACTCTATAAACCAGGGTGAAATCTGACAATGATTATTTGTCCCACCCAAAAGTAGCACGGAGAACCGTGCTGTTTTTGCAACGACTTCCAACAAGGAAGTCTTTGAATGTTGAACAAAATTGCAACTCGAGCATTATTGTTTGGGTTACATACAATGTGATGGAGTCGAACAATCTTTTTCCGActgttttgtaattttaaaaTCGGATAATCTTTATCCAATTTCATCCTAGTTTACAGAACACTATCACCCGCATTATTTCTAATTGGACAATCAATTTGTCGTTCAGCTTTCGTTGGTTGATTGTCCGGTTAGAAATAATGTCCGCAATAGTGCTATGTAAATTAGGGTGAATTCAGATAATGATTATTCGattttaaaattacaaagaaGTCGGACAAAGATCATCCAACTTCTTCATATCGTAGGTAACCTAAACAATAATGCTCGGATTACGGTTTTGTCACACCCAAAAGCAGCACGGTTCTCCGTGCTGCTTTTGGAACGACTTCCAAAGGAAGTCGGACGAAACAGTAACCCGAGCATTATTGTTCGGGTTACATACGATGTGAAGAAGTCGGATAATTTTTGTCCTGATtctttgtaattttagaatTGAATAATCTTTATGAGTTAACCCTAGTTTATAAAGCACATAAAGCACTATTATGGATATTATTTCTAGGGTTAATTTTATATAAGtgccctgtggtttca comes from the Euphorbia lathyris chromosome 5, ddEupLath1.1, whole genome shotgun sequence genome and includes:
- the LOC136230328 gene encoding uncharacterized GPI-anchored protein At4g28100 — its product is MLKKAQTLLQILTILLISAFIPPCLAGLLAQPLKPGDYTPNTVPAFPVQTESQICRLDLSAELFGGVNDACGRDLDRSRCCPVLAAWLFAAHARYALQVSAAASAPSSAESEMPMMPDDSQKCVNSLQSALISKNVKIPQPNSSCDAVLCFCGIRLHQISSLSCPAAFNVSSGFHNATPTAAVKNLEKNCRNSSYTGCTKCLGALQKLKSSKKNETTEQGRDDRANKMFNRDCQLMGLTWLLARNKTAYIPTVSAVLRAIMYSAHPHESKCSPDQENMPLAVDSLQFEKAQSCSSSLFYSGIIHFLPLTVLVSLFV